One Pseudodesulfovibrio senegalensis DNA segment encodes these proteins:
- a CDS encoding ExbD/TolR family protein: MKSIRYTRGARARRSEINMTPLIDMVFILLIFFIVTTSFVRESGVDVERPSAQTAETKEKANVILGLTAEGQIFVEGRPLDIRSVRAYMERFLAETPEGSVVIVADKQSMTGAAVQVLDQCRLAGVRNISIAARKQ; the protein is encoded by the coding sequence ATGAAAAGCATCCGATACACGCGCGGCGCACGCGCACGCAGGAGCGAGATCAACATGACCCCGCTCATCGACATGGTCTTCATCCTGCTCATCTTCTTCATCGTCACCACGAGCTTTGTGCGCGAATCCGGCGTGGACGTGGAACGCCCCTCGGCCCAGACAGCGGAGACAAAGGAAAAGGCCAACGTCATCCTCGGGCTCACCGCCGAAGGCCAGATATTCGTGGAAGGCCGACCGCTGGATATCCGCTCGGTGCGTGCGTACATGGAACGATTCCTGGCGGAGACGCCCGAAGGCTCGGTGGTCATTGTCGCGGACAAGCAGAGCATGACCGGCGCGGCCGTTCAGGTTCTGGACCAGTGCCGACTGGCGGGCGTGCGCAACATCAGCATCGCGGCAAGGAAACAGTGA
- a CDS encoding DUF3450 domain-containing protein produces the protein MLKSVVTAMAVLLFVPVMAGAADSAGKVHAQAAKAVAVEAAAQKQYLKWTDQKQDAAAEIRDMKTMDAWLEFQNRKYSKYITKQKEVIAELERRKEEARRIKMELEPFLETVVDSLARFVESDLPFLTEERSRRIDFLHESLDDYRLELSEKLRRVFEALLVETEYGRNVSSSMQELDIDGVPTQVAVFRLGRTALFYQTADGSGAGYWDHASGAWKPLAQDYTQTLHRARDMADRKRAVELLDLPIGATR, from the coding sequence ATGTTGAAATCAGTCGTTACCGCCATGGCCGTTCTGCTGTTTGTGCCGGTCATGGCCGGAGCAGCCGATTCGGCCGGAAAGGTCCATGCGCAAGCGGCAAAAGCCGTTGCCGTGGAGGCTGCGGCCCAAAAACAATATCTGAAATGGACGGACCAGAAGCAAGACGCCGCCGCCGAGATCAGAGACATGAAAACCATGGATGCGTGGCTCGAATTTCAAAACCGCAAGTACTCAAAATACATAACAAAGCAAAAAGAAGTCATCGCGGAACTTGAGCGGCGCAAAGAAGAGGCCCGGCGCATCAAGATGGAACTGGAACCGTTCCTTGAGACCGTGGTGGACAGTCTGGCCCGCTTTGTGGAGTCCGACCTGCCGTTCCTCACCGAAGAGCGCTCCCGAAGAATCGACTTTCTGCACGAATCCCTTGACGACTACCGCCTTGAACTGAGCGAAAAACTACGCCGGGTTTTCGAGGCGTTGCTGGTGGAAACCGAATATGGCCGCAACGTCTCCAGTTCCATGCAGGAACTGGACATTGACGGCGTCCCCACACAGGTCGCGGTCTTCCGGCTGGGCCGCACCGCACTGTTCTACCAGACCGCGGACGGCTCGGGCGCCGGATACTGGGATCATGCTTCCGGAGCGTGGAAGCCTTTGGCGCAGGACTACACCCAGACCCTGCACCGGGCCAGAGACATGGCGGACAGAAAACGCGCGGTCGAACTGCTTGACCTGCCCATAGGAGCCACCCGATGA
- a CDS encoding energy transducer TonB, with amino-acid sequence MIQRAKPSGDFVAASMAAVMVAGLIYVGVLVLNDSQQRGDFTEVEGAIRIAQAQKDKPVEPLKRKKLKGTEPPKTLPKTFSSKAKPKSVKPRMNIATPSFSADMHPGLKGGIAMPVGDLGGIGFNMDEVDEVPQVLRSIPPEYPYGAKRNRVEGEVVVRMLVTSKGVPTNLSIESATPANVFEKAALSAAKRWKFRPGRYKGQAVDTWVLLPFNFELTR; translated from the coding sequence ATGATCCAGAGGGCAAAGCCATCGGGCGACTTTGTCGCCGCCAGCATGGCCGCTGTCATGGTGGCCGGACTCATCTATGTGGGCGTGCTGGTCCTGAATGACTCGCAGCAAAGAGGCGACTTCACCGAGGTGGAGGGTGCCATCCGCATTGCGCAGGCACAGAAAGACAAGCCCGTGGAACCGCTGAAGCGCAAAAAGCTCAAGGGAACCGAGCCACCCAAGACCCTGCCCAAAACCTTTTCGTCCAAGGCCAAACCCAAAAGCGTGAAGCCCCGCATGAACATCGCCACCCCGAGCTTCAGCGCGGACATGCATCCCGGCCTCAAGGGCGGTATTGCCATGCCCGTGGGCGATCTGGGCGGCATCGGCTTCAACATGGACGAGGTGGACGAGGTGCCGCAGGTGCTGCGGAGCATTCCCCCGGAATACCCATACGGGGCAAAAAGAAACAGGGTCGAGGGCGAAGTGGTGGTCCGCATGCTGGTGACCAGCAAGGGCGTGCCCACCAATCTTTCCATTGAATCGGCCACTCCGGCCAACGTGTTTGAAAAGGCCGCGCTCAGCGCCGCCAAACGCTGGAAATTCCGGCCCGGCCGCTACAAGGGGCAGGCTGTGGACACATGGGTACTCCTCCCCTTCAACTTCGAGCTGACACGATGA
- a CDS encoding sigma 54-interacting transcriptional regulator translates to MAALIPSLVCILLAAGLCNYSVSSHYINVALERFVRLQNLAVAHEVERFLELAREDLLFAAHGRQTESSMRQFLAGKVGSGGIRYLDFSYIAPSGNGHICFVRHHDRIERLDSKRLMRVVPNPLLLLNDNPQLEFGQVWASPVMEVEYPLSETGVENAVTRQQVIRFVTPYHMEGQAHAGVLMLSVCATDLRDILTLYNSEDSPLWAFPRSSELRYDYMIDPDGWMLFQSAVDGFGKDSVPRHSKPGGLSTYLARSGYEGTLGRPGLRNAFRPNSGHEDYWRMLENVREGESGLLHIRDSVSGSGVDDFFFAYAPVWFNGGAGNTKVLYGGLVRVDRSILPIVAGYQYLDVMLVVTVLAIMVMALLIYWLGRKLTSPIRRLSDQLNSLREVDNLEEVDIPYGGRDIDELKNSVNALVRRISRQMEEIREKDEAILNVNLREPADLSREQGLLDEARLNVLPDIIGTGTRMAELRNDVLKAAGVDVDVLVTGETGTGKQLVAEAIHGQSRRHAGPFISINCGALDENLLLDALFGHVKGAFTEARGDRNGAFLEAGGGTLFLDEIQSASPRVQQSLLRALSIRKIKPLGSDVEIPVDVRIIAATNVDLSEMIEEGTFREDLYYRLKVVSINSPALRDHPENIPLLALHYLRQAEQLTGRSHLELSRGAVRKLSGYSWPGNIRELVNSITRAVVMAETDVIEAEEIRLEGAVQDIPASLSLEPRAEEGDAECVEATAPRERGASVEREFSLNPRQQQAWEIISKRGGISRSEYQDIVGGDLSPRTANYDLNEFVSKGLLVKVGKGPATRYVVAEE, encoded by the coding sequence ATGGCCGCACTCATACCGTCGTTGGTCTGCATTCTGCTTGCAGCCGGCCTGTGCAATTACAGTGTTTCCAGCCATTACATAAATGTGGCGCTGGAGCGTTTTGTCCGTTTGCAGAATCTGGCTGTGGCGCATGAGGTTGAACGCTTTCTTGAACTGGCACGCGAGGATTTGCTGTTTGCAGCGCACGGCCGGCAGACAGAAAGCAGCATGCGCCAGTTTCTTGCGGGCAAGGTCGGCTCCGGTGGAATTCGCTATCTGGATTTTTCCTACATTGCGCCTTCGGGGAATGGTCACATTTGCTTTGTGCGCCATCACGATCGCATCGAGCGGCTTGACAGCAAACGGCTGATGCGGGTGGTTCCCAACCCCCTGTTGCTCCTGAACGACAACCCTCAGCTCGAGTTCGGCCAGGTGTGGGCGTCTCCGGTCATGGAAGTGGAGTACCCATTGTCCGAAACCGGGGTGGAAAACGCCGTGACGCGGCAACAGGTCATCCGGTTTGTCACGCCGTATCACATGGAGGGACAAGCGCACGCTGGGGTACTGATGCTCTCGGTGTGTGCTACCGATTTGCGCGATATCCTGACCCTCTATAATTCCGAGGATTCTCCGCTCTGGGCGTTCCCGCGCAGCAGCGAGTTGCGTTATGACTACATGATAGACCCGGACGGCTGGATGCTTTTTCAGTCGGCTGTTGACGGCTTTGGCAAGGATTCGGTCCCACGGCATTCAAAGCCCGGTGGATTGAGCACGTATCTGGCCCGTTCCGGCTACGAGGGAACGCTTGGACGCCCGGGATTGCGCAATGCGTTTCGGCCCAATTCCGGACACGAGGATTACTGGCGGATGCTGGAGAACGTACGGGAAGGCGAAAGCGGATTGCTGCATATTCGCGATTCCGTTTCCGGTTCCGGAGTCGATGATTTCTTTTTTGCCTATGCACCGGTGTGGTTCAACGGCGGGGCAGGGAATACAAAGGTTCTGTACGGCGGCCTCGTGCGTGTGGACAGGAGCATCCTGCCCATTGTTGCCGGGTATCAGTATCTGGACGTCATGCTGGTGGTCACGGTGCTGGCTATCATGGTCATGGCCCTGCTCATCTACTGGCTCGGGCGCAAGCTGACTTCTCCCATCCGCCGATTGTCCGACCAGTTGAATTCATTGCGCGAAGTGGACAACCTCGAAGAGGTGGATATCCCCTATGGTGGGCGCGACATTGATGAACTCAAGAATTCGGTGAATGCCCTCGTCAGACGGATCAGTCGTCAGATGGAGGAAATTCGTGAAAAGGACGAGGCCATCCTGAACGTGAACCTGCGCGAACCGGCCGACCTTTCCCGGGAGCAGGGGCTTCTTGACGAGGCGCGTCTGAACGTGCTGCCGGACATTATCGGCACGGGAACGCGCATGGCCGAACTCAGGAATGATGTGCTCAAGGCCGCAGGGGTGGACGTGGATGTGCTGGTCACCGGCGAGACCGGCACGGGCAAGCAGCTTGTTGCCGAGGCCATTCACGGCCAGAGCAGGCGTCATGCCGGACCGTTCATTTCCATAAATTGCGGTGCGCTTGATGAAAATCTGTTGCTCGATGCCTTGTTCGGGCACGTCAAGGGAGCCTTTACCGAGGCCCGGGGCGACCGCAACGGCGCATTTCTGGAAGCTGGCGGAGGCACGCTTTTTCTGGATGAAATCCAGTCGGCCTCGCCTCGGGTGCAGCAATCGTTGTTGCGCGCCCTGTCCATCCGCAAGATCAAGCCGCTGGGCAGCGACGTGGAGATTCCCGTGGACGTGCGCATCATTGCCGCAACGAACGTCGATCTTTCCGAAATGATCGAAGAGGGAACGTTCCGGGAGGATTTGTATTACCGGCTCAAGGTCGTATCCATCAATTCGCCTGCCCTGCGAGATCACCCCGAGAACATCCCGCTGCTTGCATTGCACTATCTGCGTCAGGCCGAGCAGTTGACCGGACGCAGCCATCTTGAACTGAGCAGGGGCGCCGTTCGCAAGCTTTCGGGCTACTCGTGGCCCGGCAACATTCGGGAACTTGTGAACAGCATCACCCGTGCCGTGGTCATGGCTGAAACGGACGTGATCGAGGCCGAGGAAATCCGGCTTGAAGGTGCTGTTCAGGATATTCCGGCATCGTTGTCTCTTGAGCCGAGAGCGGAAGAGGGGGACGCGGAGTGTGTGGAGGCAACGGCTCCACGGGAACGGGGAGCTTCGGTGGAAAGGGAATTTTCCTTGAACCCGAGGCAACAGCAGGCCTGGGAAATCATCAGCAAGCGTGGCGGCATATCCCGCAGCGAATATCAGGACATAGTGGGAGGCGATCTGTCCCCCCGGACAGCCAATTACGACCTCAATGAATTCGTCAGCAAGGGCCTGCTGGTCAAGGTCGGCAAGGGGCCCGCAACCCGATATGTGGTGGCGGAAGAGTGA
- a CDS encoding MotA/TolQ/ExbB proton channel family protein, with protein sequence MLQHNLIERMVEHFQAGGEIMIPLMFLSLLMWTLAIVKSIRFLRERKRERGASQCLEMFRGEASVCKAGLAQWQWDILSQYMNERCEDPELNRDMLEAIRMRQEFKAMRYIGTILILAAIAPLLGLLGTVTGMITTFDVISEFGTGNARALASGISEALVTTQSGLVVAVPGLLLGGLLFRRAEKLKARMELFCIGLQEHTDGIATAGE encoded by the coding sequence ATGCTGCAGCATAATCTCATTGAACGCATGGTCGAGCATTTTCAGGCGGGCGGCGAAATCATGATACCGCTCATGTTCCTCTCACTGCTCATGTGGACGCTGGCCATCGTCAAAAGCATCCGTTTCCTGCGGGAACGCAAAAGGGAGCGGGGCGCCAGCCAGTGCCTTGAGATGTTCAGGGGCGAAGCGTCCGTGTGCAAGGCCGGTCTGGCCCAATGGCAATGGGACATCCTTTCGCAATACATGAACGAACGCTGCGAAGACCCGGAGCTGAACCGGGACATGCTGGAGGCCATCCGCATGCGGCAGGAATTCAAGGCCATGCGCTACATCGGCACCATCCTGATCCTCGCGGCCATAGCCCCCCTGCTCGGCCTGTTGGGAACCGTGACCGGCATGATCACCACCTTCGACGTCATCTCCGAATTCGGAACAGGCAACGCCCGCGCCCTTGCTTCCGGCATCTCCGAAGCATTGGTGACCACCCAGAGCGGACTCGTGGTGGCCGTGCCCGGACTGCTGCTCGGCGGCCTGCTTTTCCGCAGGGCGGAAAAACTCAAGGCCCGCATGGAGCTGTTCTGCATCGGATTGCAGGAACATACCGACGGCATTGCAACGGCCGGGGAATAG
- a CDS encoding tetratricopeptide repeat protein: protein MKRMRIFAAVLAFCLLLPVAGLAKLPPEARQTLYKAQILMDDKKYMDAAAVIRQYMKSTQETINGQVYVMLGGALHEAGEKKQALEVFRKGHQCSPDNECLCLNMGITLYELERYAEAGKYLEKAYSLQKAGKDQLLFQAGSAYYLGEKYGEAARVLLRLMHQSKKPEKQWIRLTIHALIESGQTAKAESILIRYLNTNPQEGDYWKLLGKLHLDREEYSEAAAALEIAHRLTKPSQQDMERLASLYRYRNAPLMAAQTLQRAYGNSPDRNQALKVAALLASAGRMQQAVNYLSRHSSGGSVELEKGKMLYQSRDFKKAETVLRKLVAKQNQPEARFYLALCAWERKDWKTAKTELTRVAGQQQFKSRARAYLAVLDDLDEVRREAME from the coding sequence ATGAAACGCATGCGCATATTCGCGGCCGTTCTGGCCTTCTGCCTGCTCCTGCCCGTTGCCGGGCTGGCAAAGCTGCCGCCCGAGGCACGGCAGACACTGTACAAGGCCCAGATCCTCATGGACGACAAGAAGTACATGGATGCCGCCGCCGTCATCCGCCAATACATGAAGTCCACGCAGGAAACCATCAACGGGCAGGTCTACGTGATGCTGGGCGGCGCCCTGCACGAAGCAGGCGAAAAAAAGCAGGCCCTTGAAGTGTTCCGAAAAGGACACCAATGCAGCCCGGACAATGAATGCCTGTGCCTGAACATGGGCATTACCCTGTACGAACTGGAACGGTATGCCGAGGCAGGGAAATATCTTGAAAAGGCCTATTCGCTGCAAAAGGCGGGCAAGGACCAGCTGCTCTTTCAGGCCGGTTCCGCTTACTACCTCGGCGAAAAGTACGGCGAGGCGGCCCGGGTTCTGCTGCGGCTCATGCACCAGAGCAAAAAGCCAGAAAAGCAATGGATTCGCCTGACCATCCACGCCCTCATCGAATCAGGGCAGACCGCAAAGGCGGAATCAATACTGATCCGCTACCTGAACACGAATCCGCAGGAAGGCGACTACTGGAAGCTGCTGGGCAAGCTGCATCTGGACCGGGAAGAATATTCCGAAGCCGCGGCCGCGCTGGAAATCGCCCATCGCCTGACCAAGCCCTCCCAGCAGGATATGGAACGGTTGGCCTCCCTGTATCGCTACCGCAACGCGCCCCTCATGGCCGCCCAGACCCTGCAGCGGGCCTACGGCAACTCCCCGGACAGGAATCAGGCACTCAAGGTGGCTGCCCTGCTGGCCTCGGCCGGCAGAATGCAGCAGGCCGTCAACTATCTGAGCCGCCATAGTTCGGGGGGTTCCGTGGAATTGGAAAAAGGGAAAATGCTGTACCAATCACGCGATTTCAAAAAGGCCGAAACCGTGCTCCGCAAGCTGGTCGCCAAGCAAAACCAGCCGGAAGCGCGCTTTTATCTGGCCCTGTGCGCATGGGAACGCAAGGATTGGAAAACCGCAAAAACCGAATTGACCCGCGTGGCCGGACAACAGCAGTTCAAAAGCCGGGCGCGGGCCTATCTGGCCGTTCTGGATGATTTGGATGAAGTACGCAGGGAAGCCATGGAATAA
- a CDS encoding MarR family winged helix-turn-helix transcriptional regulator, whose translation MKSTPFENPQDSQELVSLFRHASRLMARADHACPRDGRGWRGRGAPQAHHAQGRVLAIIHDKGPISQGELLEMLDIRSSSLSELLGKLQSKGLIERERNEADRRSFTIRATALADELMQAQGDADGDVSRLMFSLLDPEEREILHGLLLKVVRSMQGSLDCRGVGPQGRGPGRRNDRENGPRRRGSGPGRRRR comes from the coding sequence ATGAAATCGACTCCATTTGAGAACCCACAAGACAGCCAGGAGCTGGTGTCCCTTTTCCGCCATGCGTCACGACTCATGGCTCGGGCCGATCATGCGTGCCCCCGGGACGGACGCGGTTGGCGCGGCAGAGGTGCGCCCCAGGCGCATCATGCGCAGGGGCGGGTGTTGGCCATTATCCACGACAAGGGTCCAATCAGTCAGGGAGAATTGCTGGAAATGCTCGATATTCGTTCCTCCTCGCTCAGCGAGCTGCTCGGCAAACTGCAGAGCAAGGGGCTTATTGAGCGGGAGCGCAACGAAGCGGACCGGCGCAGCTTCACCATCAGGGCTACAGCCCTTGCCGACGAATTGATGCAGGCACAGGGAGATGCCGATGGTGATGTTTCGAGGCTCATGTTTTCCCTGCTTGACCCCGAAGAACGAGAGATCTTGCACGGGTTACTCCTCAAGGTTGTGCGTTCGATGCAGGGTTCGCTGGACTGCCGGGGCGTGGGGCCGCAGGGGCGCGGGCCCGGGCGCCGTAATGATCGTGAAAATGGACCTCGACGCCGGGGCAGCGGCCCGGGAAGGCGGAGGCGTTAG
- a CDS encoding SEL1-like repeat protein has product MKNHNTISSVLVRFCQFNKVGEGIVCGGQMHRILSFFLVAMVLFLSGGCVESVTRIHDRSEGDKALYLEHDPAAAQVYYQKAARAGDAESQHQLAIMYLTGNGVPKNIASFRDMEEMSAAQEYPPAMRNLGFVLVTGLYGIQPDPRRGMSLLKAAADEDDADAHYMLGRIYARGVPGVQKNPAMATYHYGLAEENGIYVDREKQKAVLTVRSKYRHYTPTRRAGARQTGVKYDLTTLETRKFVQQSLKKLGYYSMGIDGAIGKGSAKAIRAYQKDAGLKPTGNITEQLIDSLLASTAKK; this is encoded by the coding sequence ATGAAAAATCATAACACAATAAGTTCCGTTCTCGTAAGGTTTTGCCAATTCAATAAAGTCGGTGAAGGAATTGTATGCGGAGGACAAATGCATCGAATTTTATCATTTTTTCTTGTGGCAATGGTTCTTTTCCTTTCAGGCGGATGTGTTGAAAGCGTAACGCGAATTCATGACCGCAGTGAAGGAGACAAGGCCCTCTACCTTGAGCACGACCCGGCAGCTGCGCAGGTGTATTACCAAAAGGCGGCCAGGGCAGGAGATGCGGAATCGCAACACCAACTCGCCATAATGTACCTGACAGGCAACGGCGTGCCCAAAAACATCGCCTCTTTCCGGGATATGGAAGAAATGTCCGCGGCTCAGGAATACCCTCCTGCCATGCGAAACCTTGGATTCGTCCTTGTGACGGGGCTCTACGGTATCCAGCCGGATCCCCGGAGAGGCATGTCCCTACTCAAGGCTGCCGCCGATGAAGATGATGCCGACGCCCACTACATGCTGGGAAGAATTTACGCCCGGGGCGTCCCCGGCGTACAAAAAAACCCCGCCATGGCCACCTACCATTATGGTCTCGCCGAGGAGAACGGCATTTATGTGGATCGAGAAAAACAAAAGGCCGTGCTCACTGTACGTTCAAAGTATCGGCACTACACGCCGACACGGCGAGCTGGTGCTCGTCAGACCGGCGTGAAATATGATTTGACCACATTGGAAACCAGAAAATTCGTCCAGCAATCACTAAAAAAACTGGGCTACTACTCCATGGGCATAGACGGGGCCATCGGCAAGGGGAGCGCCAAGGCGATCCGGGCGTACCAGAAGGATGCCGGTCTCAAGCCCACCGGAAACATCACCGAGCAACTCATCGACTCGTTGCTCGCTTCCACGGCTAAAAAATGA
- a CDS encoding MotA/TolQ/ExbB proton channel family protein, which produces MKHAIHTLIIFMALTAGAQAQGWDDTSKAVNIMVAEAGQNAAKTKAIIAEEKKAVGSEKGTLKRSISEKQSRFNQLKAQYDKLLEREAALNEELAAQAHELKTIDGTIRTSAKQARDYFHESLTTPEHPERAEVLAQVLQPEKFPGLEGIRNLLTLYLDEMAASGSVVRRSGDFIGTDGMDKNGELVRIGTFTEAYRLKDGTLGFLRPTSEGTKLMAVQGEPGWTLSGIMNDFFDGKGTVFPVDISNGAAFARLAQEQKGVWEWLGAGGLLVWPIILVGVVAMALVIERFYALSKLRGTSDRNMNKILQMVSKGEWKQCREFCREQSRFPTCRIIGHTLKYMGNTREIIENAFQEGLLKELPMLERFLPTLNVLAAVAPLLGLLGTVTGMINTFQVITLYGTGDPRMMSGGISEALVTTQLGLAVAVPIMILHHVLERRVDTIIGDMEEKGTGFAVALMKKGQIKKREELDAAA; this is translated from the coding sequence ATGAAACATGCGATCCATACACTGATCATATTTATGGCCCTCACTGCCGGGGCACAGGCGCAAGGCTGGGACGACACCTCCAAGGCCGTGAACATCATGGTGGCCGAGGCCGGGCAAAACGCAGCCAAAACAAAAGCCATCATCGCCGAGGAAAAAAAGGCGGTGGGCTCGGAAAAGGGCACGCTCAAACGCTCCATCAGCGAAAAGCAAAGCCGTTTCAACCAGCTCAAGGCCCAGTATGACAAACTGCTGGAACGCGAAGCCGCCCTCAACGAGGAACTGGCCGCGCAGGCCCATGAACTCAAGACCATCGACGGCACCATCCGCACCTCGGCCAAGCAGGCCCGCGACTACTTCCACGAAAGCCTGACCACCCCGGAGCATCCGGAACGCGCCGAAGTGCTGGCACAGGTGCTCCAGCCCGAAAAATTCCCGGGCCTTGAAGGCATCCGCAATCTGCTGACCCTGTATCTCGATGAAATGGCCGCGTCCGGTTCCGTGGTACGCCGTTCCGGCGATTTCATCGGCACGGACGGCATGGACAAGAACGGCGAACTGGTGCGCATCGGCACCTTTACCGAAGCATACAGGCTCAAGGACGGCACCCTCGGGTTCCTCCGCCCCACCAGCGAAGGCACCAAGCTCATGGCCGTTCAGGGCGAACCCGGCTGGACTCTTTCCGGCATCATGAACGACTTTTTCGACGGCAAGGGCACGGTCTTCCCGGTGGACATCTCCAACGGCGCGGCCTTTGCCCGGCTGGCGCAGGAGCAGAAAGGCGTCTGGGAATGGCTCGGCGCTGGCGGCCTGCTGGTCTGGCCCATCATTCTGGTCGGCGTGGTGGCCATGGCGCTGGTCATTGAGCGCTTCTACGCATTGAGCAAACTGCGCGGCACCTCGGACCGCAACATGAACAAGATATTGCAAATGGTCTCCAAGGGCGAATGGAAGCAATGCCGCGAATTCTGCCGCGAGCAATCCCGCTTTCCCACCTGCCGCATCATCGGACACACGCTCAAATACATGGGCAACACCCGCGAGATCATCGAAAACGCGTTTCAGGAAGGACTGCTCAAGGAACTGCCCATGCTGGAACGCTTTCTGCCCACCCTGAACGTGCTGGCCGCCGTGGCTCCCCTGCTCGGCTTGCTGGGCACGGTCACGGGCATGATCAACACCTTTCAGGTCATCACCCTGTACGGCACGGGCGACCCGCGCATGATGTCCGGCGGCATCTCCGAAGCGCTGGTCACCACACAGCTCGGGCTGGCCGTGGCCGTGCCCATCATGATCCTGCACCACGTGCTGGAACGCCGCGTGGACACGATCATCGGCGACATGGAGGAAAAGGGCACCGGGTTTGCCGTGGCCCTCATGAAGAAGGGACAAATCAAAAAGCGGGAGGAGCTTGATGCTGCAGCATAA
- a CDS encoding Fur family transcriptional regulator: MEYLAENDLSMTPQRKLIVETFLETEGHFSAEELGRLVKDKSSDIGQATVYRTLKLLVESGLADNVDFGDGVTLYEHAYGHQHHDHLVCVQCGAKVEIFDSAIEDRQEEVADSYGFKLTRHRMYLFGLCPDCRTNKK, from the coding sequence ATGGAATATCTGGCCGAAAATGACCTGAGCATGACGCCGCAGCGCAAGCTGATCGTCGAGACGTTTCTTGAAACCGAGGGGCATTTTTCCGCAGAGGAGTTGGGCCGTCTGGTCAAGGACAAGTCTTCGGACATCGGGCAGGCCACGGTCTACCGCACCTTGAAGCTGCTGGTGGAATCCGGGCTTGCGGACAATGTGGACTTCGGTGACGGCGTCACCCTGTACGAACACGCCTATGGACACCAGCATCACGACCATCTCGTGTGTGTGCAGTGCGGCGCAAAGGTGGAAATTTTCGATTCCGCCATCGAGGATCGGCAGGAAGAGGTCGCTGATTCCTATGGGTTCAAGCTCACGCGGCACCGCATGTATCTTTTCGGTCTGTGCCCCGATTGCCGCACAAACAAGAAGTGA